acaagcccACTCGCGCGAGCTTAGGTAGCTTAGTGGGATGTACTCGAGTGTTTGGGcgttcttttattattattatttttttaaggattggATGATGTGTCGTCTACCTTttagttttatgaaaaaatgtaTAATAAACAACACGTCAGTTACTTTTCTAGATTCTAGCTAGCATAGGAAGTTGAAAAGTCGAGCTTTTGACTTATAGATCTAGAAAACtcattttcatctctttttcaATCATGAACACTAAAAAACACCCTCATGACCTCAATAaagtcatttttgttttgtcttaaattagcATTTAGTCAATTAAATAAGCCAAAATCCAACTAGAATCTAATAAAATCCCGTACCTTGATCTATATTTTTtgacaagataaaagaaaaaaaatctacacgAAACTCTTTTCATCAAATGAAACTCGTTAACATCAATGATAACTGGTTTCATTATCGAAAAATGATCTTAGGCCTAATGGAATTTAAGTTTATTCACACAACTTGTACATATCCTATTTATACTAGATTTAggcctaaaaaataaaattcctaaactaataagacaaaaaaaaaaaagcaaggaaaataaaatttcaaaagtaaataaaaaaaaatatttagaaaaaaagaagaagaaacgctCTATCATCAATTTCCTATTTTCGCTGCTGCTCATAGAAGTTCTGGTTGATTTCGTTAATGTTCGAACATAAAGAAGTCTCACTGCTAGATAAGGCATTTCTTAATTGTGTTACTATAAACAATGACGTACTTTATAGTTAATTCTggtcatattttatatttttttaattattaagaagAATAAACATCCCTGAACCCAAATTATTGATAAATCAGAGGCACTTTAGTGACAATATTAAGGAAATGGCTTACATGTGAGACTTGTACAGAAAAGGACCAAGAACAAGGAAGAGGAACCAAAAAATTTAGGACCTTACTAACTTGGATTCTAGGCTATTAGAACCTAACAAAGTGGTCGTGGAGCTGAGGTTAAAAAAGGCAAAGTTTTCTCCAAGTTCAAAGAGGCaagatgtcaaaaaaaaaaaaagtagtgcAAATTGGAGTTCAAGGGAAAAATTATGAGTTTTTGAGCATAAAGATGAAGAGTTTACTTACCTCTCTTGACTTATGAAATTATGGTGGAGATAACATTTGAAGAACTTCGGACAATCAATCCATAGCAAAACTCAAAGATTTGAAAGCAAAGAAGAGTAGAGATGCTGAAGCCCTTAGCTTGATCCAAAGAGAAGTTGTTAGTCCTATATTTCCAAGGATCATGAGAGCTACAAGTGCAATGCAATCATGGAAGACTTTGCAAAAAGAATATGAAGGTGACGTGAAGGttttgaatcaaataaaaagttgCTGTGAGGAATTACTGATAAAAGACATGTAGAGAAAATGTTGATTAGCCTTCCAAAGATGTGTTGGATCCTTTTGTGGCTGTTgtagaagaaataaaagatttgTCTAGTTTGGATGTCAGAAAATATGTCGATGGCTTCTCTAAAGTCTTATGAGAAAAGGTTAGTTAAGAGCAAGTAGAGAAGGGAACAATGTTACAACAGCCTCGATAATGCTATTAACAGGTGAAGGTGAAGGTGAAGGTGGAAGAGTCGAGCTGTTCTGGAAATGAAGTTAATGAAGAAGGGGAAGCAAGAAATCTACTGCACTTGATGCCTCCAAGggctaaactaaactaaactaaacaatgATCATCAAATCTCTATTACTATTTTCTGGAAGTCGTTTAAATTTCCAAATATTATGACAGTTTATGCCTCTTGTCTTACTGAATCAGTCACAACGTACCATTTTTAGCAGGCCCTGAAGCAGATGGAAGctgttttactaaaaaaaaaacaaagtagagCTTCCGAAGCTTAAACTACAAGCGATCTAGCAACTTTCCAGTAGGAGAAGCAGCTTTGATCTTTGCAAAATCATGGCATTCCCAAGTATCTCAAGCTGATTCGATTGAGACATGAACCTCAACCACTGCTAACctggtaatatattttttatctatcaccTCAAATTGAGTTTCCATTTTTTTGCCACAAGTAGTCGATGAACCCTGTAAGATAGAAGTCCAGTGCACTACCCctcttctatatttatttcaaactcGTATTGTTGCAaaatgaaagacaaaaaaagaacgTACTCAAAAACTTTTACAGATTGCCAACTGGATACTTCCATCTATACAATACTGCCTGATTGCTTATTGCACATAGCAAGATCAACTACCTAAATacgagggaaaaaaataaaaaaacaactaacagAAAAGAGAGGCTATAAATCCTGTCATTGATATTGTTTGTATGATTTTGTTGAATCTAATTCAATCAAGTTCCAGCACCACTTTACCAGGGATTTTCTTCTTGTCTTTAGCCTCATGAGCCTCTCTTACTTGTGTGATGGGAAATGTTTTCTCCACCGGTATTTTCATTTTTCCAGCTTCAGATAGCCGGTGGATCTCATCCAAACCATCTGAATCAGCTCTCATGTAAGTCCACCAGTATTCTGAAAATGTGGATATTGGTTCAGTAAATTTACACGTTTAACAGAGAGGTATAACATTGTGGAAGATAATATTTGTTGTCTACCAACTAAGCTCCTGAGAAGATGACATTTTTTTACCTATTCCATGTGAGTATCGGTATTGAATCTGTTTTTTCAGTAAAATAGCTGTTGCGATAGGAAGCCCAGCAACTAGTCCATACCTATCAGTCAAGGATGCTGCCTCGCCCTGAAACACAGGAGATAAGATCCTTGAATGTTATTGTCAAAGAATTTAGGAAAGTAGCTTCTTATTTCTCCTTTGAAGATATCCAATAACAAGCTTCCGTGTTACCTGAAGCGTCATATAGTGTCCCCCTCTCTTCAAAAACTTGATGCCAATTCTTTCTGTTTCTGGCACACCAATGGTGTCCAAGACAGCATCAAACTTCCCCTTAATTGCTAGTTCAATGTCCTGCACATCAAACATGCTAGCTCACTGATGAAAACATTACTACGGGTCTCTCAACTCtataatatgtacaagaaagaaaatcagCATGATTCAGCTggaaacataattaattaaccatgtaattaactaaattaaaaacagGCTTGACATatgtatttcattttaattagcTGGTGGTATGGGGcgaaaataatatatcattacCTCAGCAGTATAATCAACAACCTGCTCAGCACCTGCTTCCCGCACTCGATCTATGCTTTGACCACCACAAGTAGTTGTAACATGACAACTTGCAGCTGCTGCTAGCTGAATTGCAGCCAAACCTACTGCTCCACCACCACCCACTACTAAAATCCTTTGCCTGTGAAATAATTACATTGAAGTTGCCAAAGAAGTCATACATATTAGCAATTTACTAAAAATACGGTAGCTTTCACATtggatttcatatttttttttcaacaaaaaaagctttaagaattgattatttgaaaatcaaatattcaaaCATCATATATACAGCCATCTACAGGCTGATTGCATGGACAGTCTCTCAACAAGTGGCTGATTTTGAAATGACTTAACTACAAAACCATTTAAGATGGCCTTTTAAATCTTAATGTGTGCTCACCATTAAATTTGTCAACTTTTGCTCATGGGGCATGAAACAACAGATGACAAGTGTCACTACTTTGCTGATGATGTCAAGAAAAGTCTGAACTCAAGACAAAGGCCGTGTTAAAATTGTGAGAAAAGTTGGGGTACCACATTATAAGGTTTGATACTCAataaaacaacttaaatttaGACAGAAATCAAGGACCGACACTAAAATTAACCCAAAGACTATttcaaaagcaagaaaataaatacatgtCAAACTCTCATGAaaagatgatataaaaaaacaaaataaaaaacaaaataaaaaacaataaactgaTCCTTATGAAGTTCATTAAACAGTAGATCCTTACCCCTCAGTTATCCTAGCAGTGCTTTTTAGAGCACGCCATGCAGTAAGTGCAGCAAAAGGAATGGCACTTGCTTCCTGCAGGAGAACACAAAAATTTAAGCAAAatctacatttaaaaaaataaataaataacagatGACATTTTTTGGTTGTATCTATCAGTAAAATATGTGTGGAAGCACACACAGACAGGCATAAATACAGATATGTTTAAGAATAGGCAGTGATCAAATTTTTGATCCCAATACCCCAACTAATGacttctatatatattatacatctATACTCGTAAATCTCTACTTAAACATATATCTCTATACGTTTTAGAGCATGTGATGGAGAATAAATGCAAGGTTTGCATTATAATTATATCATAGAAAAGTTAGAAACTATGTTTCTTTCTCTCCCTCATCTCTTTCCCTGTTTTACTCTCCTCCCTAATTCCTTTCTATTATTCTGCTTTCCCTCTCTTCTGTCTTCTGTTCTACATCAGCATGTGCATGGTGCAAGCTCATGTGTGTATGAATGCTCGCAAGCTTGGTTGTTTAAGACTCTTGGCAATGCTCAAAGTGATCTAGAATTAAATCATAGTCACATATAGGACTAAAAAGATTAAATGAGGAGAAAAGCTACCCTTAATGTAGCCCAAAATTTGATGGAcctcccaaaaaataaaaatacacaccGTGTGTGAATGCATGTTTGTACAAATATTATGTTTGGCTAAAACAACAACATGTGGATCACAAATCATGCTCAATTATGCATTGGGAGGGgcaatgaaataatatttctgCTACAAACTGTTTACTCACTCAGCAGTTGCCAGACATTTTGTGCCAACCAgaaatgcaaaaagaaaagacataATTCTATGCCTAAAAATACCCAATTATGAAGCACCTACCACATGCGTAAGTGATGGTGGTTTTGGAGCAAGTTCATCTTCCGACAGAACTGCATAGTCAGTATAAGTACCCCTCACAGCAGTTGGATGCAACGCACCAAAAACTTCTTCTCCAACACTGAATGACCGCACAGAAGATCCAACAGCTGCAACTTCACCGCTAATATCACGACCCAAAATGAGAGGTAGAAGTGGTTCAAATATGGAACGACCATAACCTGATCGCATCTGAAAgcattaacatttttaaacatTCAATACCCATCATTCTTCTGCGTGTCCAAACATATTTACACATTTCACGGATATAAGATATATGTTGAGCATGTACAAGCATAGGGTTTATCCCTGTATGGGAGTGCAAATATTTAGTAAATTAGTTTCAAAATGAATACTTGGTATGTTTCACTCTTGGATGGTATTTTTCTAATGCTCCATAGAATCCACTTAATAAATTTCCATCATCTTAAGGTCCACTATACAAGTCCGAATAAAGTTCTCCTAAATGAAATCAATCCCGTAGCTTGTGTTTCCGATCACAGCAGCCTTTCACTATGCAACTGCTTCGTTTATTACAGAGCAGCTGATGAAAATGACTCGAGGGCTCACATTTTCCTTATGACGTGGATTGAAAGACCCATGGGACTAAATGCTTGGACCATTTGTTTCTTTAATCCTATTTAATAGAGTATTTCCTTCAGGATTCAATACACATAAGAAGAGGATCTTGATTATTCTCTAGAAAACATCTATGATCTATTGACATATCGACAGGAGATGTATTATCTTTGATAACTTGGAAACTTAACACCAAAGAGCTTGCAACAAATGctataattagttattatttgACCTAATTAAGTTAAGAACATCATCGAGTTTTTATCCATCAGAAACCAAAAAAGAATCCCACATTACATAACAAGGAGTTTGCAAAACATCAATCTCACCATCTATGATCATATTCAGTGAAATTACAGGGAACCCCAAGATTTCTTGTATGATTATTTGAATTTCTCCACACAAAGAAGTCCCCAATACCCAAATCTCTCCATCTTTCCAATGGgctttaaattaaagaaagaaacagctAAAACAATAACTCACTCTAGTATCAAGTGGATTGATTGAAACAGCTCGTGCTCGAACTAGGACCTCGTTGGGTTTGAGCTGGGGGACCTCAACATCAGACCGGAGCTGTAGCATCTCGGGTCCACCGAACCGGGGGAGAACAACAGCCCTGCAACTGGTGGCAATGAATCTAACAAAACCAGACTTGAAGAATTCATAGTCACAAGTCTTGAAGGTGTGGCTTCTTCTTGACAAGACTCTTTGCATTTTCTTGGTTCTAGCGCATCAGTTCAGATTCAAGGAGGCGTGAGCTAGCGGAATGGAATGGAATATATAGGAGAGGAGAGAGACTGAGCCTGAGCGAGAGCCAGGGTCAGGGACGTGGCTCTGTTTGCATCCGCAGACTGCATTTTGATTAGCTCTCTCGACACCTCTCGCTTGCTTTTGTTCTCGATTTTTGGGCCCTAACCTAAACCTGCCTTCCTCCTTTTGTTGGGTTGGACCTTTATGCATGCTGCTGCTCGCATGGCAACCCAATTTGTCATTTTCATTAGAAATTTTAATTGCTCGGGAAGACGCTTTTTTCACCGAAAGAGAGTAGGGTTAATTACTCGAGGCAAAGAGCAAATGGAACTCGAAAGTGCTTGGTGAAAGAAAAGATGTATACTTGTTAATAAAGGCCCAGGAAGTTCATAAAATTAGACTCAGATTCCTAATATTTGGTTGCGATTCTTGTACATGTACCGGAATAAACTTTACTGTATCATTACTAGTGGATCATGTCCCCTCTCTAATTGTGGGGGAAGGTAGCTGCTCATCATGAAACAGAGCAGCAATCAAGGTACATCAAACTACAATTTAATTCCCTGCATGTTCTCTCCAGAGCCACCAGGGCCGCTACTTGTAGCCATTCCACTCGCCAACACAGCAGTGGAGATGAAACTAGGATTTCCAGAATCGACAGCACTGAGGGTTGCAGCCTCTTTTGGCTCCGCAATTATTGTTTTGGCAGGTTGAGAAACATTGGCTTGGGAAACCGTAGCTGCTACACCTGTGTTATGTTGCTGCTGCAGCATTGTTTCTGTGGCAGAAGCAGCAACCCTCAGGGTACTTGCTATGGAGGGATCTACACTAGTTTTCTGCTGGTCAGAAGCTGCTGAGTCATTTGCAGCATGAAGTTGTAGCAGCCTATAATCAGTTTCAGGCCTCCGACAAATCTTCCTTAGTGGCACAATTTCCTGAGGAACACAAGATTGAAAACTAGATTAACATCATGGAATCCAAAGAGCAGCTGGGTAATGAACTCATTTGCGCAAAATGAAGTAACTCAGTTGTATCTTCAGCATTGCTCCAAGAGAGAGATGCGGATACATGCATGTGATAAATATGCTCATGAGAAAGACAAATCACGCTCTAAATCAAACTACATTTATATCAAAGATGTTGAAAACATTAATTCCTTAATTGAAATTAACAatggcaaaaaaataataatctgtTAATCATGATATTACTCACCTTTAACGAGCCGTGTAATCAAGAGGAAATTTCAATTTGCacactcaaaagaaaaaactgcatttcttgCACAAATGCCAGAAGAGTATGCAAAACGAGACTTACAATTTACATGATTCCATGAGTAGCAAACATAAACTCAAAACTTGAGTTTCTGTAATGAAATTGATTTCAACGAGATAATTAAAGAGGAACTTTAGCCAACACTGTTTTTCCCAGCACGAGAATAGGCAAAATCTGTTCCTCTGACTTTAGCTTATGTGAGATCAAGCACATGCATAGATCTAGTTTTAACAGTTAAAACCTGCTGTTACGCTTTTCTTATCTTGAGGAAGTCTATCGAGTagagggaataaaaaataaagaaaggtaATTTAACATCTTCCACTTGAATACTGAGAAACAGAAGAAAAGGAGTTCTATATTTGGATGAAAATCGTCCTATTTATTATCCAAAAGATGAACAAAACAATTTTGTACAACACGGGTTATGTATTGAAATGGGTTTTCCATTGGGCTTTGTACATCAGAAACAGGAAAGATGCatttcaaaattgaaaagaaagaaacataaatatacCTCAGACTGGTCATGATCATAACGCACCAAAAACCTACAACGGCAACCTCTTACATCATGTCTTCGTCTTTGTGCATCAAGAACATGAGCATCAAAATACAGTGCCTGATCTTTGCCTTCCTGAGAATTTGAGAGCATTTTAGAAAGATGCTCCTAATAGTTTCACCAAAGAATGATTTAATTGATCATTTGTTTTCATTCACAAGTAGATGCTCCCACCTGAAAACAGAGTATGAGGTCTCCAGGAAGAACTGCAACACATTCCGATGCTTCGCAAGGGAGAGAACGCTGCCTGACATGCTTGCAAACATTAAGCCACTCATCTTCATCAGGTCCAAAACCAGCAAACCGAACCAATACTTCCTGAAATGGCCAGAAATAGTAGAACATGATGTTAGCAAAAGAAGGTTGGCAAagtaacacaaaaataaaaggcacaATTGTTCCCATGTGGCAAACAGCTAAGAAAACTCAATGTTGACAAAATATTGAACAAAGTTATTGGTAATTATTGAATTCTCTTAAGGAGTAGGGTCATAAGAACCAGAGTCACCAATCCCAACATATAGTTCATGGGCAAACAACTCAAATATTAGCTTCGGCAAACATTTGAATGTGATTATTCCTTCTAGGTCCTAGTGACAAGATGGAAAACTCAGTCCCTATGCCATGAAATCAAATCTTTTAACACAATAAACAATTTAGTAATGGAATACAGATATTGGTTCACATATACTTAGCTCTGAACAATCTCACAGAATTTTATTCAgagaaagaaaatggaagatAAGTTATCTAGTTGATGATAAAAGGATGCAATTGATGCATGGATGAGAAAGGTGAATGAAAATTACAGATGCATTAAACTCAGCATGCAACTAACATATATCCCAAGTAGTTTATGTTAATCATTGCATTACTACATGCAGGAAGAATGAGTTGATATATTACCGGATCCCCCTTGTCCAAGTATCTATGGGATTGGAAGGTTCCTACATCATACCTGGCAAAGAAGGTAACAAAATTAAAGTGAATCAAGTAATCCCTAAACCaagcaaggaaaaaattaaGTATCAAATAGAACAAGAAGAAGCATTAAAATCTCAACCACTTGAATCCTCAActggaaaagcattaaattctCACCATGCACCATCTCTACCAGATTTGGCTTCAAATTCCATATAAGAGTTTTCTGAAGTTGCCCTTCTGGCACCAGCAGCTGTTAAAAAATGAGGGCCAAATAAATCTACAAACTGGATGtaggcatttaaaaaaaacgatTTCTGCAATATATAGAGGTGTTAACAACAAGTTGCATAGTTTCTTCAGCTTTAATATGGAGATGATGTTTAATGATGCTTCTTAATGACTAATCAGGACAGTCAGGAACATTTAAATCACCAGTTTGGGAAACTTTGCCAACCATGCAGGTATCAGGAGATGCAAGGAAACAAAATTGATTATATGAGAAATGATTATGACACAgtacttaatttttaacatctttGTTTTTCTAGAACAGGTCAGGAAAAGAAGGATGAAGCTTTTAACAGGTAAGATGCAATTATGTCCAGTGAAAAAGAGAAAGGAGTTCATCCTACTTAATTTTTCAGTAGCTACTATGCAATTATTTTCCTCACTAAACTGTACTGCATAAACTccattttctgtttctttttggtACCTTAAGCAAACACTTCATAAGGTAATGCAAAATGCCAAAAACTAACCAAAAGTGTTACCATATGATACAACCTCCTCCCCTAAACATATCCTTAACCACCTAAATCCCCCCTCATGACTAAAGGCCATCTTAAACTAGAAGTATATGATGATTTCACACTGCATCATAGAATTCTATAGAAAAATGcccattattaaaaacaaaatggaaattacataactaatttttctttttgaatctaGATTGGGAACATTTTCAAAGAGTAGtcctttcttctcttcattttcaTACCTGTAGACACTTCTAGCAGCTGAAAGAGGAATTGGGAAATGAAGAAGACAGAAGATACGAGAAGAAATTGAGAGACATGAAAGAAGAGAACAAAAATCAGATGTGTGAAAAGGGACATCTCAGAACAGCACAGACAAGGAAGACATTAGAGAATTACAAGTTCCAAACTTGAGCATGAGAAATTATCCCCAAGAGAATGCTATAAAACATTTTGATGACTGGAGATGACCCAAATTTACCCAATTTTCAGGAAAAGGGCCATGTATTCACACAGCTAATTACTTCTGAAGCTCCATCACTTTAATTCAACAATGATTTTGAAATTGGGAGAATTTCAAAGGGATGTAAACTTTGAAGCCTGAATGTGGCTTACGCTCCACAGATCAGATTATAAGCAATCTAAGCATGACTCTACACATACAGCACAGTACCATTTCAAGTTCATCTGGAAAATATTAAATGGCTTTTGattggtttgaattttatttttccaagttTTGGTTTAGGCAGAAATATttggataataaaaaataaaggggtTTCATTGAAGAGTTCCGATGACTTGTGTCTTGAGCTTTGATTAAAGGTACCCCCTCTCCCCCTCCCTCTCCCCTATATTTTAGAGAAATGCGGTACTTCCACATCAGATTGTGAATATGTCAGAATAGATGATACAGGGCTGTTGGACTTGGACTTCTGTTGCTAGTTTGTTGATTGTCTTCATGTTGTGTGGAGATTTATGCACTATTTGGGGTCATGTGTGCCCATGAATTGGAAAATATCATCTGTCAATAATGCTTGAGATTAGAGAGGTCCTTAGCTTACAACTAAGAAAAGATTGCAAGTGAACTGTGGTCATGTGAGTCAGATGGTAAGTCTGCTGCtaaatgatttttatgattttggaaTCTTCTACTTGAGACCTTGCAGAAGATGGTTGTGGTTCCTTTCATACAAGAGAGCATTAAACAAACATCAAGGCATTATACCAAACAAAGAGTAAACAAAGACATGTTGGGGGACAGCAGGATGGATGAATAAGCAATCATTTCCATTGATGAATAAGCCATAGGAAGACCCTGCTTTCAGCATGAGCAACATGGAGCATGGGAAAGAACCTAAAAACAGCGATGAGTAAAACCATTTCCCGCAGATACAATCAAAGTGTCTGTAAATAGACTAAAATACACTTACACAGGCACATGGGGTGTGTGCGTGCCAGAGCATGCGCTTGGATGTGATGCTTATTCGTATGCAATACCCATCAACATTGAAACCAAACACAGCAACGCTaaaattttagtaatttaagaGACCACTTAATAAAACCAGGTGACATCTTGAATTCAAAGTTGAGAAGTGCCAAAGAAATGACCTAATAGGTAagcaaaaatgctaaaaaagGATAAAGTCCTCAACACTTCGGAATTCATTCTACCTGAAGAAGCAGATGTAGTGGCTGGCACAGCATCAGGTGTAGGAGCAGCTACTTGTTGAGGCACGCTCCTCGCAGCAGCTGAATCATCGCGAGGCATAGGTGTTATATTTAACTTCATCGGGGCCTTATTTGATTTTGCCCTTATTGCATACCGTCTATTTTGGAACCAATTCCAAACCTATAAATAGTATTCCAATTAAGATATAAGTGTTGAAATAATCCTAATCATGCATGAAAGAAATGCACTCAAGGTGTCTTACTTGTTTCATTTGCACTTGAATCTTCCCTTTTCGCTCTGGAGACTCACTACAAAGAGAGATGAACACCTCACAATTTTAATCCCCACGCTATAACGAGAAAAGTTTAAATATCATAAGTTCTTGAAAGAAAACACACTCACCTGAACTTCTCTGCAAGAGATACAAGAACCTCACGAGCTGGCATCATGTTATGGTGTTCTTGCAAAATAGCGTCCATCTCCGTGaccttgaaaagtgggtacagAACAAAACATTACTCAAAATAccataaaagaaaaaggttttacACGTTCAATTCATCTgctaaaaggggaaaaaaaaaaataaaaagaagaagcccGGGGAAGGGGGATTAGTCTGCCTTCTTTGCAGCCTATAATATCCATCTGAAGCCTAGAGTTCCAAAACATGATCAATCCCATTGCAACACACACTTGGATCAAGTAAAATAGTATCCCAAGATTTTATTTCagtagacaaaaaaaatttgaatgataTCATAATGTAAGCTCTTATCAATTTATGCGACATGCtttgattgtttatatataacGAAAGAGAACCTCAACCTCCCCAAATCCGCAcaaattttacttgaaaaaaaagaagtccaGACACGTGAAAAATTAGATTACATATAACTagttaaaattaaacattaatggCATTAGATAACAATACAGAACAACACAACATcatatattgtaaaaaataaaaaataaaaaaatcaaggcacTAATTGAAACCCAGAAAAATCAAGCACAGAAATCCAGAGATAAAACCAGCCCACTTTGTATTTCCAACTTTAAATACAACCCgcatcaagaaacaaaaaacaaaagaaaaaatattgacaatGACAGAAAAGATAGCATACCTCATATTGCATGAAGCGAAAAGAAGGACCGCCATTACTGGGAGGACGACCCATCGCTTCACTCGACTACTCTCTTCTTTTGCAACTAACAATTCATTTTCGAATCAGACACGCGCTCTTTTAACAATCAAACTCTGTTTGTTACggttaatgtttgttttttttttcttttaagggaaaaatataaaacaagggAAACTCAAAGGACAgaatcccttaaaaaaaaacaaacgacaaagaaagaaagaaaagcagaGGCCAATTCATGTGTGCGAGAGAGAGGTGGCATGTTTGGATTTGGCTTTAACGTAGcttacttttaaattattttttatttttaaaagtattaaaataatttaaaaacattaaaaaataataatataaaattaaaaagattaaaaatataatgggACCACaatactagataaaaaaaaatcaatcttgtcTCGTGAGCAATGGCCTTtactattttgaaaatagatgtttatttttaaaatgtgttttaattgaaaatatattaaaattatatattttttttcatattaatactttaaaatgatataaaaaaatacctaaaatattaaattaatactttgcaaacaaacaaaaactttaaaataaatttaaatgcatTATCAAACACACTCTTGAATTCTTCCACCTAACTAATAATCAATTTCtaatatattaaactattttattaaacacaCTCTTTACCTGCTAGCAAATGTTATCAGATTTggtcagattattttttaattcggATGTTGATTTGAGCAAGAGATACGTCGGCTGACTTAATGGAAAAATCAATTGGAAGAAGTTAGATAAATCGAGTAATATAAAGTATTGATTGAAAgctaaaattaactaatttacaaagaaatta
This genomic interval from Populus alba chromosome 1, ASM523922v2, whole genome shotgun sequence contains the following:
- the LOC118056922 gene encoding uncharacterized protein is translated as MQRVLSRRSHTFKTCDYEFFKSGFVRFIATSCRAVVLPRFGGPEMLQLRSDVEVPQLKPNEVLVRARAVSINPLDTRMRSGYGRSIFEPLLPLILGRDISGEVAAVGSSVRSFSVGEEVFGALHPTAVRGTYTDYAVLSEDELAPKPPSLTHVEASAIPFAALTAWRALKSTARITEGQRILVVGGGGAVGLAAIQLAAAASCHVTTTCGGQSIDRVREAGAEQVVDYTAEDIELAIKGKFDAVLDTIGVPETERIGIKFLKRGGHYMTLQGEAASLTDRYGLVAGLPIATAILLKKQIQYRYSHGIEYWWTYMRADSDGLDEIHRLSEAGKMKIPVEKTFPITQVREAHEAKDKKKIPGKVVLELD
- the LOC118056921 gene encoding protein SAWADEE HOMEODOMAIN HOMOLOG 2, translating into MGRPPSNGGPSFRFMQYEVTEMDAILQEHHNMMPAREVLVSLAEKFSESPERKGKIQVQMKQVWNWFQNRRYAIRAKSNKAPMKLNITPMPRDDSAAARSVPQQVAAPTPDAVPATTSASSAAGARRATSENSYMEFEAKSGRDGAWYDVGTFQSHRYLDKGDPEVLVRFAGFGPDEDEWLNVCKHVRQRSLPCEASECVAVLPGDLILCFQEGKDQALYFDAHVLDAQRRRHDVRGCRCRFLVRYDHDQSEEIVPLRKICRRPETDYRLLQLHAANDSAASDQQKTSVDPSIASTLRVAASATETMLQQQHNTGVAATVSQANVSQPAKTIIAEPKEAATLSAVDSGNPSFISTAVLASGMATSSGPGGSGENMQGIKL